One genomic segment of Gemmatimonadota bacterium includes these proteins:
- the moaC gene encoding cyclic pyranopterin monophosphate synthase MoaC (MoaC; along with MoaA is involved in conversion of a guanosine derivative into molybdopterin precursor Z; involved in molybdenum cofactor biosynthesis) — YDMCKAVDRTMVIASILLVEKDGGRSGKFRRPGWEGPG; from the coding sequence TCTACGACATGTGCAAGGCCGTGGACCGGACCATGGTGATCGCCTCCATCCTGCTGGTGGAGAAGGACGGCGGCAGGTCGGGCAAGTTCAGAAGGCCGGGGTGGGAGGGGCCGGGGTAG